Genomic DNA from Lagopus muta isolate bLagMut1 chromosome 19, bLagMut1 primary, whole genome shotgun sequence:
ATTGAGAGTAAAAAAAGCTTCAAAGGGGTCACCTTGAGTAGAAGCATTGTAATAGAGGTGTGCAAAATTAGACAAGGTGCGTCAGCTGTGATAAATAAAGCATCGGTTTTGgcttctttgttcttttaattcCATCTTTCTGTTCAGCTTGGTCATCAGTCTCTCcaccttcctccttccttttccatctcttttcatTATGCACTTTAGTGTAGCATCAGAGGCTGTTTCAGAGCACAGCTTCATAGTGGAGCATACTAACAACAGGACGACTCCTTGGGGAGGGCAGTTCTTGGTGCACAGGAAAGGACATGGATATGATGTGGAACTTAATGATCTtgtctgcatttcctggaagaATCTCTTCAAACTGGCAGTCAAATTGTTTATCCAGCCATATAAGAAAATGGGAATGTAACACACAGACCCCCAGGAGATCGTCTCTGCAGCCATGGGGAGGCATGATCACACTCCACAaactttttattcctttttgtttccagtctcaggcagcagtgagcagcccAAGAGAGTTTGGCATCTCTCTACAGTGACAAAACAAGCATCTATGACTATTATAGTAAGATTATTAGATACAAAGGGATTGAACATAGCTTAAGAAACAAAGTAGTTCAGTAGAGAAAGGGGAAGCTCTGGATCTGCAGAAAGACAGACAATAGGATGGAAAGGTAAATGTCTGCTAATCctgctttcatttgaaagaagCATATTGCACAGGTCGGGCTGCACAAGGAACATCTATTCTTTCTGATGTGCAGCTTGATTGAGAGACAGTTCTAAAGTTGTGCTGGTGCACGGGAAAAACTATTGTCATTACAGCCACAGATGGAGCTGATGGAGTTCAAGTCCAAAGTTTTCAAGGTTACTGACAGTACTGTGCCATCTCTGAAAAACGCTTACTGGCTACAGACAAACAGTAGATTGGTGTCACCTTAGTGAGGGACCCAGCAGATGGGTATTGTTTCCCCTTTGTGTTTTAAGCATCAGTACCTTGTACTTCTAATACCTCCCTGTTTCTCACTCCACAGCTGACAACGAGAACAATATTGCCTCTAGCCAGCCCAGATCACCTCTACCTGTTGTTGAAGAGAAGTGGAAACCGCAGCTCCAAAGAAATAATGCTAACAACAGTACGTAGCAGTGTTTGCTCTTCCATCTTGGGCTTACCTGTCGGCTTTAAGAGTGGCTGTCAGGTGTGCAGCAGTGACTTGGACACGCACAAGGCTCTTGTTTTCCCCTGCCTGCACTTGATTCCATCTGCAATTGATGTAccaccctgcagagcagagactgCTTCCATTAGAAGAGCAGTAGTATGCAGAAAGTATTGGGAACTCCAGGGAGGCTGTTTGTAGGGGAGGtgcatttgagaaaaaaatgtgactgATCCTTGGTCAGGCTTCCCATTCCGGTGTTAAGAGATTGCTTCATTTCACCTGGTATGCCATAGGCATAGCCTGCCGCTCCCTGCCAGTGTCTGTCTTTGTCCCCAGCTTGTCCTGCAAGGTTGCACTTCTTGGGAAATGGTAAAAGACAGTTTTTTGGGAAAGCATCCTCAGCACTTGAGCTGAGCATCCTAGGGGAAGGGTGATGGGAAAACACAGAGCCTTTGTGTTCTGCTGTGGCCGGAAATGGCACTAATGTTGTCCAAAATGAGCCACAGAAgatgggagctgctggagacGAGAGGAAAAAACTTCAGCGCTTTATGAGTTAGTGAAGGAGGTTGTATGCCTCGGTCCTAAAACAAGTGGctcaaagaaaagatttaaatcACAAAAATGGTAAGAAAGCTATCTTTCCAGCTGTACCAAGGCAAATAAGCAGAGCTGTTAACAGAAACGTGTAGCACATTGCATGCAAGATTGTGATAGCTAAATGAATGTCACAGAGGTGGCATTCGGGTAGGATTTGTTTGTGAATAGCTGTTGTGGAAGGTGTGCAGATAAGCTCTTAGCTGCTCTAAGCAAGCTGCTGCATGTTCTCTGCAGGTCCAGAAGACCTTTGGGGAACAAGTCCAGGGTTGAAAATGTCTCTGCTACCATCTGTGCATGTTCTGTTTCCTTATGTCAGTCTCAGGATTGTTTATTGACCCCCGCACTgttgcagaggagcagctctcACCCGgtgctttctttctctccttgtaTTTCACTGCAGCCTCTGCGAGCGGCTCCGTAGGGAACAGCGCGATCCCGGAGAAGGAGCGGCAGAACATTGCCGAGAGGCTCCTGAGGGTGATGTGCACTGACCTCGGGGCGCTGAGCGTGGTGAGCGGGAAGGAGTTCATCAAGCTAGCACAGACCCTGGTGGATAGCGGGGCTCGCTACGGTGCCTTCTCCGTCACCGAAATCCTTGGTAATTTCAACACACTGGCTCTGAAGCATTTGCCTCGGATGTACAACCAAGTGAAGGTGAAAGTCACCTGCGCCCTGGGCAGCAACGCCTGCCTGGGCATCGGGGTCACTTGTCACTCGCAGAGCATTGGCCCCGATTCTTGCTACATCCTCACAGCTTATCAGGTGGAAGGCAACCACATCAAGAGTTATGTCCTGGGAATTAAGGGCGTAGATATTCGAGATAATGGTGATTTTATCCACCACTGGGTACAGAACGTGCTCTCAGAGTTTGTGATGTCAGAGATCAGGACGGTGTACGTCACAGACTGCAAAGTCAATTCCTCTGCGTTCTCCAAGGCAGGCATGTGCTTGCGTTGTTCGGCCTGTGCCTTGAACTCAGTAGTGCAGAGCGTGCTGAATAAGCGAACTCTACAGGCTCGCAATATGCACGAAGTGATCGAGCTCCTGAATGTCTGTGAAGATCTGGCGGGATCCACAGGCCTCTCAAAGGAGACCTTTGGCTCCCTGGAGGAGACTTCTCCCCCGCCCTGCTGGAACTCGGTCACCGACTCCCTCCTACTCGTGCACGAGCGCTACGAGCAGATCTGCGAGTTCTACAGCAGGGCCAAGAAGATGAACCTCATCCAAAACCTGAACAAGCACCTGCTCAGCAACCTGGCGGCTATTTTGGCACCGGTGAAGCAGGCTGTGATTGAGTTGAGCAACGAGAGCCGGCCCACCTTGCAGCTGGTACTGCCCACCTACGTCAAACTGGAGAAACTGTTCACTTCCAAAGCTAACGATGCTGGCGTGGTCAGCAAACTCTGCCACCTCTTCTTGGAGGCGCTGAAGGAGAACTTCAAGGTTCATTCGGCGCACAAGGTAGCCATGATCTTAGACCCCCAGCAGAAGCTGCGGCCTGTCCCGCCGTACCAGCACGAAGAGATCATTGGCAAGGTCTGCGAGTTGATTAACGAGGTGAAAGAGTCCTGggcagaagaaacagaatttgaacCTTCGACCAAGAAGGCCCGGGCAGCAGGGGAAGCCGCAGCAGCTCAGGAAGAAGATTGGTTCGGGAAAAATGAAGTCTACGATTATTTGCAAGAACCTCTCTTCCAGGCCACTCCTGACCTCTTTCAGTACTGGTCGTGTGTTACCCAAAAGCATACAAAACTAGCCAAGCTAGCCTTTTGGCTCTTAGCAGTGCCTGCTGTTGGTGCCAGAAGCGAATGTGTAAATATGTGTGAGCAGGCGCTCTTAATCAAAAGGAGGCGGCTGCTCAGTCCAGAAGACATGAACAAACTCATGTTTTTGAAGTCCAACATGCTTTAAGACtgtcttttaattaaaacaaaactttaaaacaCTGttccaaacaaagaaaaagaatttaagtTCTAAACACTGTGGACCTCATTATGAATGCCCCTGAAAACCAAGtgcttttttatatatatataaaaatataaatatatataaaattaagtTTGAGAGGAAAGCTGAGCACGTGAGAGAGACAGCCCTCTGCCAGGAACGTGCTCCTTTCCATAGATAGTGTGTGGACTTGACAGACTTTCTAATGTTTTCAAGTGGGCAGACCAATGGGAGGCTGATGTTCTAAAGTCTTCAGGCAGCTGAGATCTAAAGTGACTTgaagtttcttttgtttctcctccaCCCCACCTTTCCTCTTGTCCCCTGGGCCATCTTGCCATGGATAATCAGACTACACTGAACAGAGCAGTTCTGCACTGGACTTTGCTCCTTTGAATAACTGTACACCTTGAGGGCATTTGTCTACAGCCTTCTTGACATACGGTGCACGTTATCAGGGCAGCTGTGTTTTATGAACACCAATATCTTTAGAAATCAGGAAGGGAgacttcaatttttttattattatttcacttCTTCATGTAGggtttttcaaaacaaaaaacaaaaaacacacaaaaccaaaagtTAGTCTTTTGTCTCCCAGTTTTAACGTGTTAGCTAGCGCTTATAAGTTTGATTTAAAACTAAGAGAAGTGATTCAAGGCAGAAAATGTACGTTTCTtggatttgctttttctcacaGCACACCATCTTTTCTGAATTCCCAGTGTAAATTAGCTTCTTGGTGAATTCTGTGCATCAGGGGTTCTCAAGCTTGTTGGTAGAGCAGCCCATTTGTGATTAAATGACGCCCTTATGGGAGCCACAGCAGTTGCTTATATGGAAGAGCTGGAGACCAGGACAGGCGAGCGGTGCCCACGCAGCGTCTGTGGGCTCTGCTATCTGCCATTGAGAACCCTCGTACCTAAAATCTTTGCAAACCTTCCCAGTCCTCACACTCAAAATAGCCTTCGCAAGGCCAAGGACAAACCAAGGTGTATGATTTTTCAGGGGAACAAAGATCATCAGTGTTGTCAAAGTAGGGTTTGAAGGAAGCTTAGAGAAGCGCATGGGCTCAAAGATCCTTCTGAATGTAAGTGCTCCTGATTGAGTGCAAAGAAtatctttcccttttatttggAATGGTTTCCTCTAGTAGCACGAATGTCTTTTTTAATACCTACAGTGCATTACACTACTTGTTATGTTGTTTAATTGTTCTGGCTAGGAAGGCTGCGGGCCCTTAAACGTTCACACTCACTGGCTCACCCCATATGCAATTAGAGATCATTGTTACACAAAAACATCTCCACTCTGCGTTCACTA
This window encodes:
- the ZNF618 gene encoding zinc finger protein 618 isoform X10 gives rise to the protein MEGGEMFQLLWIFQPQPPAQPRAATPESNPWISFGLKLNVEKADESNSSGRRSTSSRECLKRSPRSPKAEGSDSVTSQSSPSEEAGMMTEVKVKTEVPDDYIEEVIWQDDTKDSKKNIKDGPGDVPAEICVVIGGVRNQQTLGSYECGICGKKYKYYNCFQTHVRAHRDTEAASGEGASQGNNFRYTCDICGKKYKYYSCFQEHRDLHAVDVFSVEGAPENRADPYDQAVIAAEEVKEEEPEPFQKIGPKTGNYTCEFCGKQYKYYTPYQEHVALHAPIKFSRSPLFVAVKTQGSQSSKKTPTSINRCSTLLHRTPPGVPPTSQSQMFRAPNSGSPGSKAITAESAFSRRVEGKAQNNFEETNSNSQNSSAVHSGTEKPKEKRCKQNPSEPYTCGACGIQFQFYNNLLEHMQSHAADNENNIASSQPRSPLPVVEEKWKPQLQRNNANNTSASGSVGNSAIPEKERQNIAERLLRVMCTDLGALSVVSGKEFIKLAQTLVDSGARYGAFSVTEILGNFNTLALKHLPRMYNQVKVKVTCALGSNACLGIGVTCHSQSIGPDSCYILTAYQVEGNHIKSYVLGIKGVDIRDNGDFIHHWVQNVLSEFVMSEIRTVYVTDCKVNSSAFSKAGMCLRCSACALNSVVQSVLNKRTLQARNMHEVIELLNVCEDLAGSTGLSKETFGSLEETSPPPCWNSVTDSLLLVHERYEQICEFYSRAKKMNLIQNLNKHLLSNLAAILAPVKQAVIELSNESRPTLQLVLPTYVKLEKLFTSKANDAGVVSKLCHLFLEALKENFKVHSAHKVAMILDPQQKLRPVPPYQHEEIIGKVCELINEVKESWAEETEFEPSTKKARAAGEAAAAQEEDWFGKNEVYDYLQEPLFQATPDLFQYWSCVTQKHTKLAKLAFWLLAVPAVGARSECVNMCEQALLIKRRRLLSPEDMNKLMFLKSNML
- the ZNF618 gene encoding zinc finger protein 618 isoform X2, yielding MEGGEMFQLLWIFQPQPPAQPRAATPESNPWISFGLKLNVEKADESNSSGRRSTSSRECLKRSPRSPKAEGSDSVTSQSSPSEEAGMMTEVKVKTEVPDDYIEEVIWQDDTKDSKKNIKDGPGDVPAEICVVIGGVRNQQTLDGKAVERGSPVGYTRNRYSGTWIFDHALRYTSGSYECGICGKKYKYYNCFQTHVRAHRDTEAASGEGASQGNNFRYTCDICGKKYKYYSCFQEHRDLHAVDVFSVEGAPENRADPYDQAVIAAEEVKEEEPEPFQKIGPKTGNYTCEFCGKQYKYYTPYQEHVALHAPIKFSRSPLFVAVKTQGSQSSKKTPTSINRCSTLLHRTPPGVPPTSQSQMFRAPNSGSPGSKAITESAFSRRVEGKAQNNFEETNSNSQNSSAVHSGTEKPKEKRCKQNPSEPYTCGACGIQFQFYNNLLEHMQSHAADNENNIASSQPRSPLPVVEEKWKPQLQRNNANNTSASGSVGNSAIPEKERQNIAERLLRVMCTDLGALSVVSGKEFIKLAQTLVDSGARYGAFSVTEILGNFNTLALKHLPRMYNQVKVKVTCALGSNACLGIGVTCHSQSIGPDSCYILTAYQVEGNHIKSYVLGIKGVDIRDNGDFIHHWVQNVLSEFVMSEIRTVYVTDCKVNSSAFSKAGMCLRCSACALNSVVQSVLNKRTLQARNMHEVIELLNVCEDLAGSTGLSKETFGSLEETSPPPCWNSVTDSLLLVHERYEQICEFYSRAKKMNLIQNLNKHLLSNLAAILAPVKQAVIELSNESRPTLQLVLPTYVKLEKLFTSKANDAGVVSKLCHLFLEALKENFKVHSAHKVAMILDPQQKLRPVPPYQHEEIIGKVCELINEVKESWAEETEFEPSTKKARAAGEAAAAQEEDWFGKNEVYDYLQEPLFQATPDLFQYWSCVTQKHTKLAKLAFWLLAVPAVGARSECVNMCEQALLIKRRRLLSPEDMNKLMFLKSNML
- the ZNF618 gene encoding zinc finger protein 618 isoform X8 — encoded protein: MEGGEMFQLLWIFQPQPPAQPRAATPESNPWISFGLKLNVEKADESNSSGRRSTSSRECLKRSPRSPKAEGSDSVTSQSSPSEEAGMMTEVKVKTEVPDDYIEEVIWQDDTKDSKKNIKDGPGDVPAEICVVIGGVRNQQTLDGKAVERGSPVGYTRNRYSGTWIFDHALRYTSGSYECGICGKKYKYYNCFQTHVRAHRDNFRYTCDICGKKYKYYSCFQEHRDLHAVDDPYDQAVIAAEEVKEEEPEPFQKIGPKTGNYTCEFCGKQYKYYTPYQEHVALHAPIKFSRSPLFVAVKTQGSQSSKKTPTSINRCSTLLHRTPPGVPPTSQSQMFRAPNSGSPGSKAITAESAFSRRVEGKAQNNFEETNSNSQNSSAVHSGTEKPKEKRCKQNPSEPYTCGACGIQFQFYNNLLEHMQSHAADNENNIASSQPRSPLPVVEEKWKPQLQRNNANNTSASGSVGNSAIPEKERQNIAERLLRVMCTDLGALSVVSGKEFIKLAQTLVDSGARYGAFSVTEILGNFNTLALKHLPRMYNQVKVKVTCALGSNACLGIGVTCHSQSIGPDSCYILTAYQVEGNHIKSYVLGIKGVDIRDNGDFIHHWVQNVLSEFVMSEIRTVYVTDCKVNSSAFSKAGMCLRCSACALNSVVQSVLNKRTLQARNMHEVIELLNVCEDLAGSTGLSKETFGSLEETSPPPCWNSVTDSLLLVHERYEQICEFYSRAKKMNLIQNLNKHLLSNLAAILAPVKQAVIELSNESRPTLQLVLPTYVKLEKLFTSKANDAGVVSKLCHLFLEALKENFKVHSAHKVAMILDPQQKLRPVPPYQHEEIIGKVCELINEVKESWAEETEFEPSTKKARAAGEAAAAQEEDWFGKNEVYDYLQEPLFQATPDLFQYWSCVTQKHTKLAKLAFWLLAVPAVGARSECVNMCEQALLIKRRRLLSPEDMNKLMFLKSNML
- the ZNF618 gene encoding zinc finger protein 618 isoform X14 — its product is MEGGEMFQLLWIFQPQPPAQPRAATPESNPWISFGLKLNVEKADESNSSGRRSTSSRECLKRSPRSPKAEGSDSVTSQSSPSEEAGMMTEVKVKTEVPDDYIEEVIWQDDTKDSKKNIKDGPGDVPAEICVVIGGVRNQQTLGSYECGICGKKYKYYNCFQTHVRAHRDTEAASGEGASQGNNFRYTCDICGKKYKYYSCFQEHRDLHAVDVFSVEGAPENRADPYDQAVIAAEEVKEEEPEPFQKIGPKTGNYTCEFCGKQYKYYTPYQEHVALHAPIKSAFSRRVEGKAQNNFEETNSNSQNSSAVHSGTEKPKEKRCKQNPSEPYTCGACGIQFQFYNNLLEHMQSHAADNENNIASSQPRSPLPVVEEKWKPQLQRNNANNTSASGSVGNSAIPEKERQNIAERLLRVMCTDLGALSVVSGKEFIKLAQTLVDSGARYGAFSVTEILGNFNTLALKHLPRMYNQVKVKVTCALGSNACLGIGVTCHSQSIGPDSCYILTAYQVEGNHIKSYVLGIKGVDIRDNGDFIHHWVQNVLSEFVMSEIRTVYVTDCKVNSSAFSKAGMCLRCSACALNSVVQSVLNKRTLQARNMHEVIELLNVCEDLAGSTGLSKETFGSLEETSPPPCWNSVTDSLLLVHERYEQICEFYSRAKKMNLIQNLNKHLLSNLAAILAPVKQAVIELSNESRPTLQLVLPTYVKLEKLFTSKANDAGVVSKLCHLFLEALKENFKVHSAHKVAMILDPQQKLRPVPPYQHEEIIGKVCELINEVKESWAEETEFEPSTKKARAAGEAAAAQEEDWFGKNEVYDYLQEPLFQATPDLFQYWSCVTQKHTKLAKLAFWLLAVPAVGARSECVNMCEQALLIKRRRLLSPEDMNKLMFLKSNML